A genomic window from Onychostoma macrolepis isolate SWU-2019 chromosome 22, ASM1243209v1, whole genome shotgun sequence includes:
- the LOC131529680 gene encoding GTPase IMAP family member 9-like — protein MERPASLKKQEENMMYQSFENTVFRGEADDEDLRLLLIGKTGSGKSTTGNLIFNDRVFESEKSSSSVTRVCKSHTGSVHNRSVTVIDTPDFRFSTHTDFDSDSELKRALELCSAGAHVILLFLPLSTFTEQEMEFISWFEQKFGAEALRFTLVLFTHADQRHMRSLGEMIRINPQLSAFIERCGQRYHEFNIKAPANRRQVTELMEKIDRLVSENRNSCYTLEVMLETERRREEEKRAEEERREREHQMMLDTVREETEMRVRREIDEEKAGKREKDLFFKQIKLKYLCVFMVFAVVSGGVLVWRKDSSHGWMFTKGFFTGGSASTAGVFTGVFWRLLCKSQLIRSSSHERPNTVRQLLLKAAGVVCGLSAGAVIGHFLGGNELPVTALAGLAGAAGAFTAIQ, from the exons ATGGAAAGACCTGCGTCTTTGAAGAAGCAAGAAGAGAACATGATGTATCAG AGCTTTGAGAACACAGTGTTCAGAGGAGAAGCAGATGATGAAGATCTCCGGCTGCTGCTGATCGGTAAAACCGGATCCGGGAAAAGCACCACAGGAAACCTCATCTTTAATGATCGGGTGTTTGAGTCAGAAAAGAGCTCTTCATCAGTGACCAGAGTCTGTAAATCACACACTGGATCTGTTCATAACAGGAGCGTGACAGTGATCGATACTCCAGACTTCAGATTCTCCACTCACACTGACTTTGATTCAGACTCGGAGCTGAAGAGAGCTCTTGAATTATGTTCAGCAGGAGCTCATGTCATCCTGCTCTTTCTGCCTTTAAGCACTTTCACTGAGCAGGAGATGGAGTTCATCAGCTGGTTTGAGCAGAAGTTTGGAGCAGAAGCTCTCAGATTTACTCTAGTGCTCTTCACTCACGCAGATCAGAGACACATGAGATCACTAGGAGAGATGATCAGAATAAATCCTCAGTTATCTGCTTTTATTGAGCGATGCGGTCAGAGATATCATGAGTTTAACATTAAAGCTCCAGCAAACAGACGGCAGGTGACTGAACTCATGGAGAAGATCGACAGACTGGTGTCTGAGAACAGAAACTCCTGTTACACACTAGAGGTGATGCTGGAGACggagaggagaagagaggaggagaagagagcagaggaggagaggagagagagagaacatcaGATGATGTTAGACACAGTCAGAGAAGAGACTGAGATGCGTGTGAGGAGAGAAATTGATGAGGAGAAAGCTGGGAAGAGGGAGAAAGATCTGTTCTTTAAGCAGATAAAgctgaaatatttgtgtgtatttatggtTTTTGCTGTAGTGTCAGGAGGTGTTCTGGTGTGGAGGAAAGACTCTTCACATGGATGGATGTTCACTAAGGGTTTCTTTACTGGAGGATCAGCATCAACTGCAGGAGTTTTTACAGGGGTTTTCTGGAGATTGTTGTGTAAGAGTCAGTTGATCCGTTCATCTTCTCACGAGCGTCCCAACACTGTTAGACAGTTACTGCTGAAAGCAGCAGGTGTTGTGTGTGGTTTATCAGCTGGAGCTGTGATTGGTCACTTTCTAGGAGGAAATGAACTTCCTGTTACAGCGCTAGCAGGATTAGCAGGAGCTGCTGGAGCTTTTACTGCAATACAGTGA
- the LOC131529682 gene encoding GTPase IMAP family member 9-like isoform X1 — protein MAYQRLQSPVLMGFRDEDADLQLLLIGKTGSGKSTTGNLIFNDRVFESEKSSSSVTRVCKSHTGSVHNRSVTVIDTPDFRFSTHTDFDSDSELKRALELCSAGAHVILLFLPLSTFTEQEMEFISWFEQKFGAEALRFTLVLFTHADQRHMRSLGEMIRANPQLSAFIERCGQRYHEFNIKAPANRQQVTELMEKIDRLVSENRNSCYTLEVMLETERRREEEKRAEEERREREHQMMLDTVREETEMRVRREIDEEKAGKREKDLFFKQIKLKYLCVFMVFAVVSGGVLVWRKDSSHGWMFTKGFFTGGSASTAGVFTGVFWRLLCKSQLIRSSSHERPNTVRQLLLKAAGVVCGLSAGAVIGHFLGGNELPVTALAGLAGAAGAFTAIQ, from the exons ATGGCATATCAG AGGTTACAGAGTCCAGTGTTGATGGGATTTAGAGATGAAGATGCTGATCTCCAGCTGCTGCTGATCGGTAAAACCGGATCCGGGAAAAGCACCACAGGAAACCTCATCTTTAATGATCGGGTGTTTGAGTCAGAAAAGAGCTCTTCATCAGTGACCAGAGTCTGTAAATCACACACTGGATCTGTTCATAACAGGAGCGTGACAGTGATCGATACTCCAGACTTCAGATTCTCCACTCACACTGACTTTGATTCAGACTCGGAGCTGAAGAGAGCTCTTGAATTATGTTCAGCAGGAGCTCATGTCATCCTGCTCTTTCTGCCTTTAAGCACTTTCACTGAGCAGGAGATGGAGTTCATCAGCTGGTTTGAGCAGAAGTTTGGAGCAGAAGCTCTCAGATTTACTCTAGTGCTCTTCACTCACGCAGATCAGAGACACATGAGATCACTAGGAGAGATGATCAGGGCAAATCCTCAGTTATCTGCTTTTATTGAGCGATGCGGTCAGAGATATCATGAGTTTAACATTAAAGCTCCAGCAAACAGACAGCAGGTGACTGAACTCATGGAGAAGATCGACAGACTGGTGTCTGAGAACAGAAACTCCTGTTACACACTAGAGGTGATGCTGGAGACggagaggagaagagaggaggagaagagagcagaggaggagaggagagagagagaacatcaGATGATGTTAGACACAGTCAGAGAAGAGACTGAGATGCGTGTGAGGAGAGAAATTGATGAGGAGAAAGCTGGGAAGAGGGAGAAAGATCTGTTCTTTAAGCAGATAAAgctgaaatatttgtgtgtatttatggtTTTTGCTGTAGTGTCAGGAGGTGTTCTGGTGTGGAGGAAAGACTCTTCACATGGATGGATGTTCACTAAGGGTTTCTTTACTGGAGGATCAGCATCAACTGCAGGAGTTTTTACAGGGGTTTTCTGGAGATTGTTGTGTAAGAGTCAGTTGATCCGTTCATCTTCTCACGAGCGTCCCAACACTGTTAGACAGTTACTGCTGAAAGCAGCAGGTGTTGTGTGTGGTTTATCAGCTGGAGCTGTGATTGGTCACTTTCTAGGAGGAAATGAACTTCCTGTTACAGCGCTAGCAGGATTAGCAGGAGCTGCTGGAGCTTTTACAGCAATACAGTGA
- the LOC131529682 gene encoding GTPase IMAP family member 9-like isoform X2: MGFRDEDADLQLLLIGKTGSGKSTTGNLIFNDRVFESEKSSSSVTRVCKSHTGSVHNRSVTVIDTPDFRFSTHTDFDSDSELKRALELCSAGAHVILLFLPLSTFTEQEMEFISWFEQKFGAEALRFTLVLFTHADQRHMRSLGEMIRANPQLSAFIERCGQRYHEFNIKAPANRQQVTELMEKIDRLVSENRNSCYTLEVMLETERRREEEKRAEEERREREHQMMLDTVREETEMRVRREIDEEKAGKREKDLFFKQIKLKYLCVFMVFAVVSGGVLVWRKDSSHGWMFTKGFFTGGSASTAGVFTGVFWRLLCKSQLIRSSSHERPNTVRQLLLKAAGVVCGLSAGAVIGHFLGGNELPVTALAGLAGAAGAFTAIQ, encoded by the coding sequence ATGGGATTTAGAGATGAAGATGCTGATCTCCAGCTGCTGCTGATCGGTAAAACCGGATCCGGGAAAAGCACCACAGGAAACCTCATCTTTAATGATCGGGTGTTTGAGTCAGAAAAGAGCTCTTCATCAGTGACCAGAGTCTGTAAATCACACACTGGATCTGTTCATAACAGGAGCGTGACAGTGATCGATACTCCAGACTTCAGATTCTCCACTCACACTGACTTTGATTCAGACTCGGAGCTGAAGAGAGCTCTTGAATTATGTTCAGCAGGAGCTCATGTCATCCTGCTCTTTCTGCCTTTAAGCACTTTCACTGAGCAGGAGATGGAGTTCATCAGCTGGTTTGAGCAGAAGTTTGGAGCAGAAGCTCTCAGATTTACTCTAGTGCTCTTCACTCACGCAGATCAGAGACACATGAGATCACTAGGAGAGATGATCAGGGCAAATCCTCAGTTATCTGCTTTTATTGAGCGATGCGGTCAGAGATATCATGAGTTTAACATTAAAGCTCCAGCAAACAGACAGCAGGTGACTGAACTCATGGAGAAGATCGACAGACTGGTGTCTGAGAACAGAAACTCCTGTTACACACTAGAGGTGATGCTGGAGACggagaggagaagagaggaggagaagagagcagaggaggagaggagagagagagaacatcaGATGATGTTAGACACAGTCAGAGAAGAGACTGAGATGCGTGTGAGGAGAGAAATTGATGAGGAGAAAGCTGGGAAGAGGGAGAAAGATCTGTTCTTTAAGCAGATAAAgctgaaatatttgtgtgtatttatggtTTTTGCTGTAGTGTCAGGAGGTGTTCTGGTGTGGAGGAAAGACTCTTCACATGGATGGATGTTCACTAAGGGTTTCTTTACTGGAGGATCAGCATCAACTGCAGGAGTTTTTACAGGGGTTTTCTGGAGATTGTTGTGTAAGAGTCAGTTGATCCGTTCATCTTCTCACGAGCGTCCCAACACTGTTAGACAGTTACTGCTGAAAGCAGCAGGTGTTGTGTGTGGTTTATCAGCTGGAGCTGTGATTGGTCACTTTCTAGGAGGAAATGAACTTCCTGTTACAGCGCTAGCAGGATTAGCAGGAGCTGCTGGAGCTTTTACAGCAATACAGTGA